The Synechococcus sp. HK05 DNA segment TAGCCCGCCTGCACCACGGCGCAGTTGTGGAGAGCGGGGTGGGGATGTTCAGCGCCGATCCACACGCCTCCGTAGTGCAGGGCTTGCTCGCTCTGCAACACCTGTGCCGGCTCCTCTTCCACCAGCTGCAGCAGGGGGCGCAGGCTGGAGCTCTGGCCGAATTCCGGTTGGCCGAGCAGGCCGCCAAGCCCCAGGGTTACTGCACCATCGCTCTGGGCGACCGGCGCCTGTTGATGGCTGCTGAGTCCTCGACGCAGCAGCTGGCCGCTCAGCTGCAGCTGCGGCGGTAGGGCATCCCAGTTGAGTTGGCCCTGGGTGAGCTGATGACTGGCCCAGCGCTCCAGGGCGGGGACTTCTGCGGCTGCGGTCGTTGGCAGCCGCAGGTTGAGGCTGGTGGCGGAGGCGCTGCCATCCACCAGGAACACCATCAGGCGATCACCGCTGGGCACCAGGCGCAGGGCCTGCAGGGCGGGGCTGGGCCGCTGCGGCCGTGTGATCAGGCTCAGGAGCCCCGTGAGGTCGGCGAGGCGGCGGGCTAGATGCAGCAGCAGGTCGTCGAAAGCGGCCCACTGCAGGCTCAGACCCATGAGCTCTCGCTGCAACTGGATGGCGGCGGCACCGGGGGCTGGCAGCAGGTAGTCCACGTAGTGCCGGTAGCCCAGGGGGCTGGGCACTCGTCCTGCGGAGGTGTGGGGCTGGGTGAGCAGGCCGCGCTGCTCCAGGGCCCCCATGGCGGAACGGATGGTGGCGGGGCTGGCCTCCAGCCCGAAGCGTTGCACCAGCGTTTTGCTGCCCACCGGTTCGGTGGTGTCCACGTAATGGCGCACGGTGGCCTGCAGCACTTGCTCTTGCCGGCGGGGCAATGGCTGCACGGGAGCGGCGTCTGCGTTGGACGTGCGGGGATCGTAGGGGGGGTTAGTAGCGGGGCACGCTCGAATCCACCTCCACGCTCCAGGCATCAATGCCGCCCTGAAGGTTCCACACCCTGGGAAATCCCTGAGCTTCCATCAGCCAGCAGCCGAATTGCCAGCTGCGCACGCCGGCGTGGCACAGCACCACCACCTCAAGGTCTGGATCCAGCACCTCCCGCAGGGAGCCGATCCATCGCTCCGATTCGCTCAGGGGCAGGTGAATCACCGGCTCGTTCAGTCGTGCCAGCTCCAGCTCCATCGGCTCACGCACATCCACCAGTTGCAGGGGCTCGCCGGCTTGGAGCCGTTGCTGCAGGTCGAGGGCGCGGATCGGTGTGGGGGTACTCATCGCCAGAAGCTAGGTCTGGCGGGGTGCCAAACACAGCCGCTATGCATAAAGATGAGGCCAGTCCTGCAGGCAACCGATGAAGGCCCGCCCCTTCCTGGCGGCAGTGTTGGCGGCGGCCATCGCGTTGCTGAGTTTGGGGGCAACGGGCTGGTGGTTGCTGTTGCAGCGCAGTCCGCTTGGGTTGCAAAGCCAACGGCTGGAACTGCCCCTTGCGGCTCGGTTTGTGCCCCGCACCGCACCCCTCAGCCTGCACTGGTTGCTGACGCCTGATCAGCCCGCTGCCTATGCCAGGGCCGTGGCGGCTCCGCGGCAGCGGCGCCAGGCGGCAGCGGCGGCGGATCGTCTGCGCGATGGGGCCTTTGCTGCTGCTGGCCTTGATTACGCCACGGAGCTGGCCCCCTGGCTGGGGCGTGAAAGCAGCTTTGCCCTCCTCACCCCACCGGGTGCCGCAGAGCAGCCCGGTTGGGTGCTGGCCCTGCGCAGCCGCGATGGCGAGGGCGCACGCCGCTTCCTGCAGCGGTTCTGGCAGAGCCGCAGCCTGGCCGGCACCGATCTGCAGATCAGCAGTTACCGCGGCATGGGCCTGATCAGTGGTCGCGGCGCCCTCCTGGGGCAAGATCCGCAGCCCCTGGCCACGGCCCTGATCAACGACGAACTGGTGCTGATCGCCTCCGGCCGCGGCGTGCTGGAGCAGGCCCTCGATGTGTCGCAGATCGATGAACTGAATCAGGCCGCCAGTGCGCCGCTGCAGCAGGCCGTGGCACGCCTGGGCCACGGCGTGGCCTTGCTCACCGCCCGGCCGCAGGCGATGGAGCAGTGGCTGGGTTTGCCTGCCCAAATAGCTGACGAACCCGGTGCTGTCGTGGAGCTGGTGGCCGCCCTCAGCCCCGCCGGCCGCGCTCTCCAGCTCGATGCGCTCACCCAGCTGCGGGAGCCCTTGCCCGCTCTGCCGCCGCCGCCCTCAGCCCTGCCGCAGCAGCTGCAGGTGCCCGCCACCAGCCTTGCCCTGCTGAGCGAGCCGGCCCGCCTGCTGGAGTCCAGCGATCCTGATCC contains these protein-coding regions:
- a CDS encoding heat-inducible transcriptional repressor HrcA; the encoded protein is MQPLPRRQEQVLQATVRHYVDTTEPVGSKTLVQRFGLEASPATIRSAMGALEQRGLLTQPHTSAGRVPSPLGYRHYVDYLLPAPGAAAIQLQRELMGLSLQWAAFDDLLLHLARRLADLTGLLSLITRPQRPSPALQALRLVPSGDRLMVFLVDGSASATSLNLRLPTTAAAEVPALERWASHQLTQGQLNWDALPPQLQLSGQLLRRGLSSHQQAPVAQSDGAVTLGLGGLLGQPEFGQSSSLRPLLQLVEEEPAQVLQSEQALHYGGVWIGAEHPHPALHNCAVVQAGYRTSSGSKGQVALIGPMRMAYATARSAVRVVAASLERLLS
- a CDS encoding rhodanese-like domain-containing protein — its product is MSTPTPIRALDLQQRLQAGEPLQLVDVREPMELELARLNEPVIHLPLSESERWIGSLREVLDPDLEVVVLCHAGVRSWQFGCWLMEAQGFPRVWNLQGGIDAWSVEVDSSVPRY
- a CDS encoding DUF3352 domain-containing protein, with the protein product MKARPFLAAVLAAAIALLSLGATGWWLLLQRSPLGLQSQRLELPLAARFVPRTAPLSLHWLLTPDQPAAYARAVAAPRQRRQAAAAADRLRDGAFAAAGLDYATELAPWLGRESSFALLTPPGAAEQPGWVLALRSRDGEGARRFLQRFWQSRSLAGTDLQISSYRGMGLISGRGALLGQDPQPLATALINDELVLIASGRGVLEQALDVSQIDELNQAASAPLQQAVARLGHGVALLTARPQAMEQWLGLPAQIADEPGAVVELVAALSPAGRALQLDALTQLREPLPALPPPPSALPQQLQVPATSLALLSEPARLLESSDPDPWAQLLGPLLRSALERLPASLPALVAAADQGPLLWAQSGDGWLLGTKAQQPPLELLDAALASQGYSSSPLQSRGLTLQAWTKLQSKPVKGNPDQLQAQLAGARSLQGGWAWWGQGLSVLNQQDEGRRAPAERLEQLESLGTPKAPVQWAMDGPTAQQLLAAWQPWRLVGALSSSELTPLVDGAALSLEPDEPSARAVRLRGLLQFKG